agccagcttacttcccttccccacaacagacaccctgtgaggtaggtggggctgagagagctctaagagagctgtgaccagcccaaggccacccagctgggcttcatgtgtagggagtggggaaacaaacctggttctccagattagagttcgctgctcttaaccactatgccacagtgGCTTTCAGCAACTTGGTGAGGCTCCAATTTTGAGCAGAAGGAGCGAagcaggggaaggaagaggaacaGACATCTAACTCTTTCTACAACTGTTATTTTCTCTGCTCCAACCCTGGCTgcttatcacacacacatacgGACACCCCAGTTTCTCGATGCCACTTTACCCTTACGCGTAGACATTTGAaactcacaagaagaagagtagCTTAGGGGGAGGGAGTGTGGGGGTGCATCGTTCCTCAGCAGCTTCTCTGTTCAATCTTAAGGATGGTTCaattttttattgttatgctgaTCAATGAGTGTATTTAGTAAATCTATCTAACTATGGTTCAATGGAAAGTATGAATGGGGACATCCTAGCTTACTCTGACCTTGTTCGCTGGCACTGCTCTCCCTGGCTACAAGACCAAGGCAATCAATTGAAACTGGCTTTTGCCAAAGCAAACAGGGTTTTGAGCAAACATTtgtgagctgaatcctggtttcttAAGCTAAGCATGGCTAAAATAAACCAGGGTCTTGTGTTCAAGGTTTTGTGAACCAAACCATGATGGGGAACAGCAAAATGTTCTTGGAATCTCTTGAAATTCATCGATGCCCATGCAGTGTTGTTTAATTGAGGCGCAGGTAGACAGCCATGCGccctctgactccccccccccacctcaagaAAAGCAGCTTTGGGAGGCAGCGATTTTGAACAGAGAAGCTGCTGAGGAACGATGCACCCCCACACTCCCTCCCCCTAGctactcttcttcttgtgaggtTTCAAATGTCTACGCGTAAGGGTAAAGTGGCATCGAGAACTGGGGTGTCcgtatgtgtgtgtgataagcAGCCAGGGTTGGAGCAAGAAAATAACAGTTGTAGAAAGAGTTAGATGTCtgttcctcttccttcccctgctTCGCTCCTCTGCTCAAAATTGGAGCCTCACCAAGTTGCTGAAAGCcactgtggcatagtggttaagagcagcgaactctaatctggagaaccaggtttgattccccactcctccacatgaagccagctgggctagtcgaCAGTCCTGTCCcgactctctctgccccacctacctcacaaggttgtctgttgtggagagaggaagggaaggtgattgtaatccactttaagactccttaaaggtagaaaaacccaaagtataaaaaccagctctttttcttctgcttccttCATGAAAATTTTTCATCAGGGCATGGTTGCTTGCTTTTGAGTGTGACGTATTTTGCTTCTTAGGGAGGATTCACACATGCATATGCACTGTTTGTAGCAGTGTTACTGCTAACTAAGGATGTGCAGTCCGAAATTTAACTGATTGACATCTGACATTTGAAAATACAGTGCATATTCCAAACTTGAACTAAATTATTTTTTACATTCAGAAACACCTGgaaaccttgaacacatgaagctgccttgtactgaatcagacccttggtctatcaaagtcagcattgtctactcagaccggcagcatctctccagggtctcaggtagaggtctttcacatcacctactttcctagtccctttaactgggagtgccggggattgaacctgggatcttatgcatgccaagcagatgctctatcactgagccacagccccttcttttCTAACAGTTATTGTGGAGTCTCTCATTCCTTGCTAGAGAATGCTGGAAAAGGAGGTAAAACCATCTTCACATATCAGTTATCCTTCTCTGCTATGGAGAATTCTAATTGCCTCTAGAATGGGGACATCTTGTCTTTCCTTCTTGAAATTTGGAAGGATCCCTTGGGCGAGGGGTGCTATCCTTAAAAATTTCACCCCAGTCAGGGGTGTTTGTGTGCCAGGAAGTGTGTGTTCCATTGCAACCCAGTAAAAAGCAACACTCAAAGTGATTTCCCTAATCTGACTTGCTGCTTTAACTCCATTAACCAAAGAATCTGACTCAAGTTTGTAAAACTACAAATGACGGGACAGTCAAAAGAAAGTTGTTCCTCCAACAACATATAATTGacttgtggaactcgctgccagtggatgtagtgatggtcaccaGTATGGCTCTGAAAAGAGCCAGATACATTTATGCAGAGGAACTGGTAGCCATAAtgattaaatggaacctccatcttcagaggcagtatgccaATGAATATCAGTTGCTGGAGAAGGCAGCAAGTAGTCAACAGGGGGCATTATTTCCTTCATGTCCTATGGGTGGGCTTCTTGATGGCATCTGGTTGGAAACTTTGGGAGACAGGACTTTTATGGGACACTCCTAATCAAAGTTAGACCCTTCAAAGCCCatggaaatcaaacccggctctttGTGTGTTTTATTTGTAGAATTCAGTGTCCTGTCAGCCAGCTCCACCATAAATCACAGGGATAGCCTTAAAAAAGTCTTATCTAGGTGATCTTGGTTCCAGGCCAGGTAAATTTGGTTTGGGGAACCAAAACCAAACAAGTTAGCTGAGCAAATGAGCCATATGATTTGCCAGGGAAAATGGTCGAATATTCATTATTCAGCCCgtatacagtgccatcctaataaCTCTTCCTGGGAGTAAACTGTTGAATAAtatggggcttacttttgagtagacctgcttaggattgctcccctaGTGTGTTCATACCACTTCTGGAGGCAGAACGAGTCCAATTCCAGAAGAAACTCTCCAATATTGTTCAGAGCTTTATCCTTCAGGGCCTATGGTGCCTCCTTTGAGTTTCCCTGTCAAAATCAGCTACATCTAGCAATGAAAACcatctttgtaaaaaaaataaaaaatactgaCCTTGTTTATCCATTATCCAAAGGTGGAGCGTCTTTTGCCAAGCACATACCCCACTTAATGTCGCTGAGATTGAGATTTATGGCCGAGGGAGGTGTTGAGCCACCAGACCAGATGGTTATTTactaatttgggggaggggggttccttTGGCATGGTTTTGAGATCTGAGCAAAACTGTCCACATTTTGCAAGCTCTCGAAGGCCACAAGTTTAACTGGCTCGTATATTAAAACCATTGCATGTTTTCCTTCTTGCCTTATTGAAAAAGATAATTTGATTTTTAGCAGTATAATTTACAGCCCATCAACTGATCATCTGCACAGCCGAAGCGAAGCTTTGGAAACTGAGATAATGCTGTAGGGAAAGggtctctccacccccccttcaatCCAGTGACCGAAATGACTTGGGAAAAGTACAGCTTGTTGGTTGTTGCAGCTACAGTTGGTTATTGTTTCCAGAACTGCATCTCTATCAAACCACATAATAAAGTAGGAAAACCTTTCAAAACGGCCGACATCCCCATTCAAATGCAAAGGTCGCCTGGACCGGCTTTGTAGGCATCAGCTGATGTTGCTAGGTGTCCGGCCATCACTTGCACTTATTTATTACTTTAAAATTAAAACCAGGAAATAATATTCAGCATCCCTTGGGGTCTACTCTAAAAGAGCATGGTTTCACTCGGCCTCGTACCGAGAGTTCATGAGGTTTTAATTTCCAATACAAAGAATATATCGCTCGCTTTACAGTTGACATCACTTTCTGCAGAAAGTAGCTGAGTGgatattcccccccttcttcctccttttttgttATAATGAGATATTATTTTATCCTGTTGTCAGATGTTTGTATTGGCAGTTCTCGTGCAAGATTAATGATCCTCGCCGCTTACGTTTCCAGTGTTGTTTGGAACAAAATGCTTCATAAAAAGTGACCATGAAAATGGAGAGTGAAGTCCCAAGGACAACTGAAGGTCTCCGTATCAACTCTGGACTGGACTGTTCCTGATCCAAAGTTGTCTGTCCTTTCCATTTTTGCATGTGTCTGCTTTCTCTTCCTTACAGTGTTTATATTTTCAAGTTGTTGTTCCCTGGCACAAGCAAAGGgtcaaacagcaaaataaaacagagtcaTGAAACTGCAGAGAGAGTCTGCATATCCAGGAGTACGGAGCCTTGAACATCCAGGATTATGGCACTCATCCATGGCTGAAGGACTGCGCCAATGTGTAAGAGTATGATATATTTACATGGGCTTTCAGAGCACCGCAGAACCAGATGGGATAGTAGCATATTGCTGAACTGCCAAATGGGAACGCCAATCAAGGCGGCCAGCGAAGACCTGAGAATCGCACTCCCTCAGGCCAATGGAAATCTTCTTTCGCCTCCTGTGAAAGTGACACAGCTCTCCGGACAGACAGCTCCAGCTGCAGCTTGCGTTAGGGGAGGCGCACGAGAGCTTTGTGGGCCTTCCAGAAGAGAGGGCTTCCTCGAGACCTTTTAGAAAAACAACACGAAGCATCAGCCCTCTATAAAATGCAAACGATTGTCCCGGGAAGCATTAAGAGATGCAGCTTAAGTACGGAGCTTCTGCAGCTGCTCTCTGGCTCCTACATCTTgccctggaggtgtgtgtgtgtggggggagaatgcAGCAGAGCAGAATCatcactgttaagtccgcgtggggaggacacacgaggtcgagacggagttccaacaacaacacagctttattgatttcagcaataacagatggaactggggaactagacaacctggccctgcttatatgctcccctggtcccaggtggccgctccccccctgatccgtgatagggggaaaacaacccccaggtcaccaatagcatgacctggcttagggccaataggatgtgttggctgtggccaatcatgcgagcagggcttaggatccttcgcccaggactcaagctcctgggcttccttcgctatggtcttaactgatgcccatacattacacccctcccccctaagtccaaacactcacgagcacacaaagtctttcaggtGGCGGGGTCGTGTTCGTAACCGCTGCGACCTACGCGGTACCAGAACTGGTGTTGTGGGTGGTGGGGCCGCGTCTGTGGCAGCAGTCGGCCCGGGGTCGCAGGAGGTGGGAGAAACGGCTTCCAGGAGCTCTCTGTGCATGCCGGCAGACAGGCGCTCCTTGCTCGGCTCGCTCTCCCCTGGGGTGGCTTGTTCCGGCACTCTGGGAAGCTCTGGAGCTTCTGTGGCAGCGGCGCGGTCGGGCTCGTCAGCCAGTCGGCGGCGCAGCTGATCGATGTGTCGCCGGAGGACTCGACCCTCGGGGGTGGCAACCCGATAGGATACTGGGCCGGTTGCGTCCTGCACGGTAGCCGGAATCCAGGCTGGGCCCATTCCATAGTTACGGGCATAGACGGGGGCATCCTGCTCCACGACCCGTGGGGTTGCTGGTTCTTCTCGGTGGCGAGGGCGTTCTGGCGCAAGGTCGGGGTGTAGCCGGTCAAGTGGCGTTTTTGGCCGGCGGCCCATGAGGAGCTCCGCGGGGCTTTTTCCGGTGGTGGAGTTGGGCGTGGTGTGCTGGTACAGGAGGAATTctgccagccccctgtcccagtcgtTGCGCTCAATGCGCCGCATCGCTTCCTTGGTCGTGCGGACCATTCTCTCTGCCTGTCCGTTAGTGGCAGGGTGGAACGGGGCCGAGGTCGTGTGGCGGATTCCATTTTTGGCCAGGAACTCTTGGAACTCCGCGGAcgtgaattgggccccgttgtcggagaccaccgTGTCTGGCAACCCATGGGTGGCAAAAAGCTTCCGCAGTTCTCGAACCACCACTCGCGAGGTCATAGAGCATACATCAgaaacctccagccacttggagtaggagtccaccaCGATCAGGAAAGTTTTGCCCTGGAACGGGCCGGCGAAGTCGATGTGGAGGCGGGACCAGGGCTTGTGGGTGGACTCCCAATGGTGGGTCGGGGCTCGCGGCATCTCGGGCCGCGACTCTTGGCAcggctggcagcggctcacccactcttccacagcagcgtctatgcccggccaccacacatagctcctcgccagggccttcatgcgcactaTTCCTGGGTGGCAGGCATGCAGGGCGTCCAGGACCTTGGTGCGCAGTTTGGCTGGAACCACGACGCGGTTCCCCCAGAGCAGACACCCCTTGTTCAGCGAGAGTTCATGCTGCCGCGTGAAAAAGGGCTTGAATTCGCCCTCCGGCCTGGccgccggccaccccttccccacccagttcaaaaCGCGGGCGAGGGTGCGGTCCTTCGCAGTGTGAGCCGCAATGTCCGAGGCATGCAAAGGCGGTtcaggcagggtctccagcagcatgacgtTGTAGGCCGGGGACGGGTCCGGGTCGGAGTCCTTGAGCGGCAAACGGCTGAGTGCGTCGGCGTTCGCGATGCTGGACCCGGGGCGGTGCAGTAGCCGGAAGTCGTAGGCGTTGAGAAAAAtcgaccaccggagcatgcggggggacaggattTGTGGTGTCTGACGATCCGGCACGAACAACCCCAAAAGTGGCTTGTGGTCGGTGATGATGGAGAAGGGGCGGCCATAAACGTAGTCGTGGAACTTCTTCACGCCGGCCACGACGGCGAGCGCCTCCCGGTCGATTTGCGCGTAGTTCCTCTCTGCAGCGGAGAGGGTCCGGGAGTAGAAGGCAATCGGGGCCTCCCGACCGCCTGGCAGCTGGTGGCTCAGAACCGCTCCGACACCGTAGGGCGAGGCATCGCATGTTAACACAACGGGAAGCTTCTCATCGAAATGGACGAGCAAGCTGGAGGGAGACAGGAGGTCTTTGGTAGCCTCGAACGCCCGTTGATGCGACTTACCCCACGCCCACGGGGAGGATTTGTCCAAGAGCCGGTGGAGCGGCTCGGCAACCGACGCCTTGTTAGGGAGGAAGGCGTGGTAAAAGTTCAGCAGGCCGAGGAACGACTGGAGTTCCTGTTTGCTTTGGGGCGGCGGGGCGTTGTGGAtcgccttgatcttgtcgggcgtGGGATGGATGCCCTCTGCgtcgatcaagtagcccaggaactccacctgcggcaggcccagctggcacttctctcgCTTGACCGTCAACCCGGCATCTCGGAAACAGCGGAGCACCCGGCGGACGCGATCCAGGAGCTCGTCCTCGGAGCTTGCGGCAATCAAGACGTCATCGAAGTACGGGACGACGCCAGGCAAGCCcttcaggaggtcttccatcaaattctggaagatgcccggggccgtgctgaccccgaactgtagGCGCGTCACCCGGAAGGCACCCCGGTGAGTGACAATCGTCTGCGCCTCAGCCGACTCGGGGTCCACGGGCAGCTGCTGGTAAGCCTGAGCGAGGTCCAGTTTGGCAAACACCTGACCCCCagcaagggaggccaggaggtggctgacaacGGGCACGGGGTAGGCGTGCGGCCGCAGCGCAGTATTAATAGTAcatttgtagtccgcgcagatgcggACGTCCCCGTTGGGCTTGAGCGGCGTCACAATTGGGGTCTCCCAGGGGGCGTTGGGGACCGGTACCAGTACCCCCTGAGCGACGAGACGGTCAAGCTCCGCGTCGATCCGGGGCTTGAGGGCGAAGGGGACGCGGcgaggcttgaggcggatgggtgCAGCGGCGGGGTTGACGTGCAGGCGGAccggcggccccttgtagcagcccagtggGCCCTTCCACACGTCCTCAAACTCCGCCCAAACGTCGTTGAGGGCGGCCTGGCTGATGTGGTGGATGCCGCCGATGTGAAGGCCGAGCGCCGGAAACCAGTCGAGCCCCAGGAGGCTCGCGCGAGGCCCCTCGACCACGATGAGGCGGAGGCACCCGGAACGGGCCCGGAATTGAACGGGTACGCGGGCCTCCCCCCGGACCGGCACCCGGCGCCGCTGATAGTCCCAAATGGTGACGCGGGATGGACGCAgctcggggagggaggcagagcgaCGGCCCAGGTCGCGGTACGTGTCCATCGATATAATGGAGAGAGCCGACCCGGAGTCCACTTCCATCTCGCAAGGCGCACCGCCGATCTTGATGACGATGGCGACCTTGTCTGCCCCGTGCACCTTGTGGAGGGAGACGCTGTGCAGCTCGGTATCGCGGCGACCCCGGCGGCCGCTGGAGGGCTCGTCAGCGTCCAAGTCGTGGGTGGGGCGCGGGGCGCCGTCTTTCCTGGCTGGGCGCGAGGACCGACCCTTCGGCGCCGAGCGACAGACTTTGGCAATGTGGCCGACCCTGCCGCAAGCCCGGCAAGAGGCGTCGCGGAACCGGCAGGAGTGGCGGTCGTGTCGCCCGCCACAGCTCGCGCAAGGTCGGTCTGTGGTGCCCCGAGCCCGGCGCCCCTGAGAGGCCCCGCGGTCGCTCAGTTTGTGAGCCTCGTCCTCGTCGCTGGAGGCTGCATCGCTGGCGCTTTCGTGGTGGACTGGAACCGGATCGCGGGGAATCGGTGTGGCCCGGTCACCCAGACGTCCGGGCCGGGCGGAGGATTCGGCCGCGGTGGCTTCCTCGATGGCTGCAGTCAGCGCGAGGTCCTTCTTGGCGAGGAGCCGGCTCCGCAACTTGTCGCTCAGCAGGCCAAACACGAAGCGGTCGCACAGCCGGTCGTTGAGGTCTGGGAACTCGCAGGAACGGGCGGCCGTGCGTAGAGCGGCAATGTATGCAGCTGCCGATTCCCCTGGTCCCTGGTCCCGCAGGTGGAACGCCAAGCGGCGAGTGGCCCGAGTTGGCTGGGGGTTGAAATGGCTCCCCAGCGCCGCCATGATCGCCGGAAATGGCGTCTCCTCCAGTTCGGcgggagccagcagggactgagCGAGGTCGAAGGTCTGGGCCCCGCACACGCTGAGGAAGGCGGAGCGCTTCTTCCCGACATCGGTGATATCGTTGGCGTCGAGGTAGAAGGCCAGCCGGCTCGCGTAGCTCTTCCAGCCGCCCGGTTTGGTGGGGTCGAATTCTTCCAGAGACCCCCGGGTAGCCATGTCAGCGAAGTGTTGCGTCTCAGGTGTGTCGTAGTGAATTCAGCAAGGGCAAGCCGGCCTGCCTACCGGGCACCGTGAAGTCGCGGCGACTCGCAGGAGATTTCAGCGcgagtgatttcggtagcaagccggactgcctaccagccttcgtcgccactgttaagtccgcgtggggaggacacacgaggtcgagacggagttccaacaacaacacagctttattgatttcagcaataacagatggaactggggaactagacaacctggccctgcttatatgctcccctggtcccaggtggccgctccccccctgatccgtgatagggggaaaacaacccccaggtcaccaatagcatgacctggcttagggccaataggatgtgttggctgtggccaatcatgcgagcagggcttaggatccttcgcccaggactcaagctcctgggcttccttcgctatggtcttaactgatgcccaTACATTACAATCACATTCATCCCAGAGGCAAGAAGAGTCCCCATGGGGGCTTgaggaaaggagaaaatgggTGGGCTTCACTTTCCTAAGGAATGTATTGCATTGGAAGTCCAGGCTGTGAGCGTTGCTATCCAAGCGGATTGGCTGCTCTTTCAAAGCTAAATCTTTTCAGCTGCCACGGCTTCCACTCATGATCCCTGGAAACTCTTGATTGTTTTTACAAATGCTGTggatgaaggggaggaggaggagaaaaatgaaCGCACTGGCCGTGTAAGGAGGACATGGAATCCTCAAAATTGGCACCTCTGTTAAGTCACCTTGATGACGGCTTCTCCTCTGAATATCTCTGGTATCCTTGGATTTACCATaccagccctgttcacaagttacagtgaacacatgttcaGTCCCTGAACAGAGTACCCTTGATTGTTTTTAATACAGACACAGGgtcattctcatgttacattcgaCACAATCACAGCTGAACCTGTGATACAAACCGCACATTAATACAGGTGTCTCTGGTTTCAGTTGCAAAGCAAATGAATGTTGGCTCTTTTTTTACCAACAGATGTATATATGGTCACTGTAATGTGTGGACAGTTGtacaatgcagaagaagaagttggttttcataccctacttttctctaggagtctcaaggagccccatggcgcagagtggtaagctgcagtacttcgatccaagctctgctcacgacctgagttcggtcccaaaggaagttggtttcaggtagccggctcaaggttgactcagccttccatccttccgaggtcggtaaaatgagtatccagcttgctgggggtaaagggaagatgattggggaaggcactggcaaaccaccccacaaacaaagtctgcctagtaaacatcaggctgtgatgtcaccccataggtcaggaatgacccagtgcttgcacaggggacctttgcctttttaaggagtctcaaagtggcttaaaatcaccttcccttcccctccccacaacagacaccttgtgaggtaggtggggcttattTCTTATTAAGAAGCTTAtttctataaaatattttctgttaggtAAGAGAGAAATATAACTGAAGAAGTATTAATACAAAACAAGCTTACACCCGGGAACTTGTCTCAACATGACCTGTTggaacactacctgttgaata
This window of the Euleptes europaea isolate rEulEur1 chromosome 13, rEulEur1.hap1, whole genome shotgun sequence genome carries:
- the LOC130485820 gene encoding uncharacterized protein K02A2.6-like — translated: MATRGSLEEFDPTKPGGWKSYASRLAFYLDANDITDVGKKRSAFLSVCGAQTFDLAQSLLAPAELEETPFPAIMAALGSHFNPQPTRATRRLAFHLRDQGPGESAAAYIAALRTAARSCDVSLHKVHGADKVAIVIKIGGAPCEMEVDSGSALSIISMDTYRDLGRRSASLPELRPSRVTIWDYQRRRVPVRGEARVPVQFRARSGCLRLIVVEGPRASLLGLDWFPALGLHIGGIHHISQAALNDVWAEFEDVWKGPLGCYKGPPVRLHVNPAAAPIRLKPRRVPFALKPRIDAELDRLVAQGVLVPVPNAPWETPIVTPLKPNGDVRICADYKCTINTALRPHAYPVPVVSHLLASLAGGQVFAKLDLAQAYQQLPVDPESAEAQTIVTHRGAFRVTRLQFGVSTAPGIFQNLMEDLLKGLPGVVPYFDDVLIAASSEDELLDRVRRVLRCFRDAGLTVKREKCQLGLPQVEFLGYLIDAEGIHPTPDKIKAIHNAPPPQSKQELQSFLGLLNFYHAFLPNKASVAEPLHRLLDKSSPWAWGKSHQRAFEATKDLLSPSSLLVHFDEKLPVVLTCDASPYGVGAVLSHQLPGGREAPIAFYSRTLSAAERNYAQIDREALAVVAGVKKFHDYVYGRPFSIITDHKPLLGLFVPDRQTPQILSPRMLRWSIFLNAYDFRLLHRPGSSIANADALSRLPLKDSDPDPSPAYNVMLLETLPEPPLHASDIAAHTAKDRTLARVLNWVGKGWPAARPEGEFKPFFTRQHELSLNKGCLLWGNRVVVPAKLRTKVLDALHACHPGIVRMKALWVSRCQPCQESRPEMPRAPTHHWESTHKPWSRLHIDFAGPFQGKTFLIVVDSYSKWLEVSDVCSMTSRVVVRELRKLFATHGLPDTVVSDNGAQFTSAEFQEFLAKNGIRHTTSAPFHPATNGQAERMVRTTKEAMRRIERNDWDRGLAEFLLYQHTTPNSTTGKSPAELLMGRRPKTPLDRLHPDLAPERPRHREEPATPRVVEQDAPVYARNYGMGPAWIPATVQDATGPVSYRVATPEGRVLRRHIDQLRRRLADEPDRAAATEAPELPRVPEQATPGESEPSKERLSAGMHRELLEAVSPTSCDPGPTAATDAAPPPTTPVLVPRRSQRLRTRPRHLKDFVCSCAAGPRTRETPPLRQARAEARLRTGPKSGGLPWAHARYRSPAAPPLAERDHDSRVAPSHAVAARLGPAHPARGRSGRREGEVAAQQPERQQ